The following are from one region of the Abditibacteriota bacterium genome:
- a CDS encoding carbon starvation protein A, with the protein MSGLVIILIAIVVLGAGYLLYGRHLANKWGIDPGAKTPAYTENDGVDYVPGAPGVVFGHQFASIAGAGPINGPIQAAMFGWLPVLLWIFIGGVFIGGVQDFAAMYASVKNKGRSIGYIIELYIGKLGKKLFLAFTWLFSILVTAAFADIVAKTFNGVGGTPEANLAGGQVSMTSVLFIFLAVALGFILRSGKLSTALNTVITVLFLVLSVALGMLLPVYLDTNTWHIITFIYIAIASVTPVWALLQPRDYLNSYLLVAMILLAAGGIIVANPTMQLTGFAGWQVNGQTIFPYLFVTVACGAVSGFHALVASGTASKQVQNERHMLPISYGAMMMECLLAVISIVAVGACYTTQTLAGAGTPTVVFANSISGFLTDIGLPASLSYTLLTLAVSAFALTSLDSVARIGRLSWQEMFLDSSIADSDIKGLRALAVNKYFATLVTLVFAYSLAKVGYANIWPLFGSANQLLSALALIACAVYLKRTKRRGAYLWVPMFLMLAVTLTMLVITVITRREGNLMFGDILQVVIAIALFILGVIVAVSGIRKLFAPQTEE; encoded by the coding sequence ATGAGCGGTCTTGTGATCATTCTCATTGCCATCGTCGTACTGGGAGCCGGCTATCTGCTCTACGGCCGTCATCTTGCCAACAAGTGGGGCATCGATCCCGGCGCCAAGACTCCGGCCTACACGGAAAACGACGGCGTTGACTACGTTCCCGGCGCTCCGGGCGTGGTATTCGGACATCAGTTTGCCTCCATAGCCGGGGCAGGCCCCATCAACGGCCCCATCCAGGCGGCCATGTTCGGCTGGCTGCCGGTGCTCCTGTGGATATTCATCGGCGGAGTGTTCATAGGCGGAGTGCAGGACTTTGCCGCCATGTACGCCTCCGTGAAAAACAAGGGGCGCTCCATCGGCTACATCATCGAGCTCTACATTGGCAAGCTGGGCAAAAAGCTGTTTCTGGCCTTTACCTGGCTGTTCAGCATACTGGTGACCGCCGCCTTTGCGGACATTGTGGCCAAGACCTTCAACGGCGTGGGAGGCACCCCCGAGGCCAATCTGGCCGGCGGTCAGGTGTCCATGACCAGCGTATTGTTCATATTCCTGGCCGTGGCCCTGGGCTTTATCCTCAGATCCGGCAAATTGTCCACTGCCCTGAACACGGTGATCACGGTGCTGTTTCTGGTGCTGTCCGTGGCTCTGGGTATGCTGCTGCCCGTCTATCTGGACACCAACACCTGGCACATCATCACCTTCATATACATAGCCATAGCCTCCGTCACCCCCGTGTGGGCCCTCTTGCAGCCCCGAGACTATCTGAACAGCTATCTGCTGGTAGCCATGATCCTGCTGGCAGCGGGAGGCATCATCGTGGCCAATCCCACCATGCAGCTCACCGGCTTTGCGGGCTGGCAGGTGAACGGTCAGACCATCTTTCCATATCTGTTCGTCACGGTGGCCTGCGGAGCCGTATCGGGCTTCCACGCTCTGGTAGCCTCAGGCACCGCCTCCAAGCAGGTGCAAAACGAAAGGCACATGCTGCCCATCTCCTACGGCGCCATGATGATGGAATGCCTGCTGGCAGTCATTTCCATAGTGGCCGTGGGCGCCTGCTATACCACCCAGACTCTGGCCGGCGCAGGCACTCCCACCGTGGTCTTTGCCAACTCCATATCCGGCTTCCTGACCGACATAGGCCTGCCCGCCTCCCTGTCCTACACCCTGCTGACCCTGGCGGTGTCGGCCTTTGCCCTGACCAGCCTGGACTCGGTGGCCAGGATCGGACGCCTGTCCTGGCAGGAGATGTTTCTGGACTCCTCCATCGCAGACAGCGACATCAAGGGGCTCCGGGCCCTGGCGGTGAACAAATACTTTGCCACCCTGGTCACTCTGGTATTTGCCTATTCGCTGGCCAAGGTGGGCTATGCCAATATCTGGCCCCTCTTCGGCAGCGCCAACCAGCTGCTGTCGGCTCTGGCCCTCATAGCCTGCGCCGTGTATCTCAAACGCACCAAGCGCAGAGGCGCCTATCTGTGGGTCCCCATGTTCCTGATGCTGGCAGTCACCCTCACCATGCTGGTGATCACGGTCATCACCCGGCGCGAAGGCAACCTGATGTTCGGCGACATACTGCAGGTAGTGATAGCAATAGCTCTCTTTATACTGGGCGTCATAGTAGCCGTGTCCGGCATCAGAAAGCTCTTTGCCCCCCAAACAGAGGAATAG
- a CDS encoding terminase large subunit: MLVCRHDCILLYYITKIRPPSTSAENHEKHGIRPARKGPDSIRAGIDFLQDYEIIVHPRCVNFLTEINAYMWDTDKYDNRLNRPQDYMNHLMDAMRYAVEDIAKGDIFSFN; this comes from the coding sequence ATGCTCGTTTGCCGGCATGATTGCATACTTTTATATTATATCACAAAAATTCGTCCTCCCTCAACATCTGCGGAAAATCACGAAAAACATGGCATACGCCCGGCCCGGAAGGGCCCCGACAGCATCCGCGCCGGCATAGATTTTCTGCAGGATTACGAAATCATCGTGCATCCCCGCTGCGTGAACTTTCTGACCGAGATCAACGCGTATATGTGGGACACGGACAAATACGACAACAGGCTGAACAGGCCGCAGGATTACATGAACCACCTGATGGACGCCATGCGCTATGCGGTGGAGGACATCGCAAAGGGAGACATCTTTTCGTTTAACTGA